In Ciconia boyciana chromosome 1, ASM3463844v1, whole genome shotgun sequence, the genomic stretch tctttgaaacaaagaaacagccTTTAGACTTCTTAGATGGTGTGACAAAAAGATAGTTATGTTTACCAACTaggtaaaacagagaaaggctAAATTCTCTGCTGCAGTAGTACAGAGTTTCAGTATCATTAGGACTAGACAAAGCAGAATCAGGGAATGCCTGCAAGCCTCTTGCAGATTAAACCCTGAGGTGGCTGTTCGTTTCCTCCTTTcatgagatttttctcttaGCTCTTACCCAATTCCTGataagcagctttaaaaaacctGTTGCATCTTGATATTGTCAGCTTTAGTCATTCACTATAACTGAACCAGTTatgtttccctttcttcattCTCAGATATCTGGGAACCTGCAGATGTCATTTTGGTaagataaggaaaaatatgtatatCATTAAATAGCATCTTGCTGCCTTCTCTTTCACTTTAGGGATAATTTTAGTGCATGACTTAACCAACAAGAAATCATCCCAGAATTTGTATCGCTGGTCTTTGGAAGCACTCAACAGAGATGTCGCTCCAACAGGAGTTCTTGTGACAAATGGGTGAGTGAAAAACATAGATGCAGGGTTAAGACTCAGTAATTCCAAGATGTTATGGAAGTCTTTGTTCATCCCTAAGGCTACTTGAAGTCCGCACGAAATTACATGTGGCTagactttaaagaaagaaagaaaaaaaagggggtatcaaagaaaattgctgttctttttgttttacattgcCAATCAGGCCATTCTGCCAGTAGCTTCCCAAACCGTATGGCACATACCTTGCTTTAAGGGGAAAGATGTTTACTGCATCCTTCATTTGTCTGAGGCCTCTGTAAGAGTGGGTCCAGTCCCTCATACCTGAGGACTTGTGTGTCTGTACTGTGCAAAGTACTGAGACATGCAAAGCCCTTGTACAGGAAGTGTCATGGGATGGCTTTCCCTCAATCCACCAGGACTGAGGAAGttcacttaattattttttgttttgggtggtggGGGAATTATTTCAGGAGTGTGCCTAAAAAAGAGCTTAGAAAACTTTGCTTAAACAGCATGTTCATAATTAGCTTTCCAATATCTTGTCAAGTGTTTCCTCCTGTATGTCCGTGCTCCTGTTATACACGTAGTCAAGGAGGTTTTAAGATCATTGATAAACCTCACACATGAACAGGGAAGCAATAATAAGGGGTAGCATTTTGTGGGAAGAATATAAATTGTTTATCTGCCTGTGCTGGTACACAGGTGTTTCTGTAGAAAcatgggagaagggaaggagagtttGCACTATATAAACTGCAAATTTCTCCAGTTTTTCCACATACAGGTTCTTcacaactgttttcattttcaaaagcttaaCTTCTTTCAGGGACAGATGCTCAGACACTAGCAATTGCTTGGTCAAGTTGTTGCTTTTGGtgtaaaattactttctagAAATCTTGGTTCAGGTAAAATGAAAGACAAGTGTGAGGGGAATGATTGGTGCTTGGATTTGTGATGACATTTAATTgcaatattatttattttataaaggcTGTCTGATCATTATTATTATGATCATTATTCATAGCTGAATCAAGGCTTGTTGGAATTCAGCTTGTAGTGGCTACCTTTACTTGAATGTAGAAGAATTAGTAACTTGCCACCACATAATTGTTATTGCAACCCTTGTTGATCTGAGGTGGACAGGGATAGCGTTTCACAGTTGCAACGTATTTCATTGTCCCTTCTTAAAAAGGGTATATATGTAGGAACTTTAGATGTTTAGAGATGCCAGCTCCCTGATCTGTCTCTGGTGGCTGCATACACTTTGTACAATACAGgaattcctgtttctttcctgcctgCGTTAGCATTTCTTCTGCGGTTCATCTATGCCGAGAAGAAATCCAACTTGtggtttctcttctctttcctttcagtcCCTGTGTAGAGACTTAGATTCAGAAGCCCATCCTTAATTTACAGATACAGCACATTCTCACTTAGATAAATAATGAcccttaataaataaattaccgTTATttgaaagggagagggaagctgATGGTGCCCCTGTGCCACTTACATGACCATCACTTCATTCAGAATTGTATTTGTTTCCCTCATCAGTGACTATGACCGTGAACAGTTTGCTGATAACCAGATTCCACTGCTGGTAATAGGAACTAAGCTGGATCAGATCCCAGAAACTAAGCGGAATGAAGTTTTGACCAGAACAGCTTTCTTGGCTGAGGATTTCAATGCTGAAGAGATAAATTTGGTTAGTGTCCTTGTCAccaatgttgtttttcttttatatgagAGTGATTCCAATTTTTAGTAAGTAAAGATGATGTTACAAAAATCGAGCTTTTGGAGATTTTCTCAGTAATGCTGGAGTCATGCACATTTTGATTGGCCGTCCCCCTTGCTTGATGAAACGATCCTCTTTGTTTCACTATAGGGAGGTATAGGGGGTGTTAGATAAGGTCACTGAAGCTTAGAATTGATGGTTGGGAgttcagttttctcttctttgttctTAGTTCTGACACCAGCTATCTTTGAATGAAACATCAAGGTCactttatttatatacatgcatatatctataaaaatatgcatgtgcTGTGTGAATGCTtgtaaatacacacacatgcatacacatgcatgcacaatCTCATGTGTAGCCTGTACAAATTATTAGCTGACTATGTAGTTGGTGGCAGAAGGAAGATGTGGAGCGCATAGGGGGGCACTTAGAATTTTCTGGTTGAGTCACAGAACAGAAGTTGGCCTTTTCTCTCAAATGACTGTGGAGCAGAAATCAGCAGATATACATTGTTTTCCCTAGCTGATTGCATGTGCATGTGTCAGGGGAAAGGGTATGTTGATTTCTGTGTGTATGGCTTCCTTGCATTGATTTCCTTGTGCTTGGTTTGTTGTTGTCTTTTGTGTGTTCTAGGATTGCACCAATCCTCGTTACCTGGCTGCAGGTTCATCCAATGCTGTCAAGCTAAGCAGGTTTTTTGATAAGGTAAGTCAAGTcaattaaattatgttttattgttCTATGTATTGAACACTGTCTGTGATGCGAACATGGAACAACAGTTAGCTGATTCATTCATGTTCCATTTTTTGAGTTGGTTCAAGCCAGGTGTAGGGAGGCCAAAGATTGGTCTGCTTTTGGAAACCTCCAGAAAATGGCCTGCTTGAAGGTTTGATTCTTGATCTGCATAGAGCAACGAAAAAGAACTCACAAATGTGCAAAGACATTCTGCATATGTTTTTGGAGTCATTTGGCAGTCCAGAGGGTTTGCAGTGTGCTAAGGTAGTAATGTGGGGAGTTACAAGACTATGGTGAGCTCTGTTGCTCCTGGGTAAAGCAAACCTTGGGAATTAAGAAATTTGGCATATTACTCTCCCTTCCTGCACAAGAGAGCATGAAGGCCTACTGTGAAAATGACAGAAGGAATGCCCTGGTTTAAGTATTCCCTGGACGAATTGATCTGAGTGGAGCAGATCACCTGCTGTAACAGATCACACTTTAGAGGAAATTTGGCCTGAATTTTCTTTGGAGGAGGGTGTAGATTGTACAGGGTGATACAAATCACTTTTTGATTCTTGGATTGATGGTACTGCCTCCATAGGTATCCTTCAGCATAGACAGTTTGTGCATCATTCTCAGACAGCAAGTCAGGCTACCTCTTCTCAAGCATCACCTATGCCCAGGGGCTACTCAGAGCCACTGGAGTTGTTATGCACCTGCAGAATGAGCTTTTGCTAGTGCTCAGAACTGCTGCGCCTGCAGAGAGGGGTGGGAATAACTGACTGATACAGTAAGGAGACACCCAAGCCATCACCTCCATTACTAAAGAGGGCTAACTAAATTAGATGTGTAGAAGTTGAGGATAACACAGCTTTACTAAGAACGGCTGGAGGTGGCAACTCCTTCTATGTGTAACAGAGCTTTGCACTTAAAGCAGTAGGCCTGGAGCAGGGGACATGGATTCAGACTTTGTCCCAGTTAGCTGTGAGTTTCAGTGCTCACATGTGAAGTGTTGATTGGAATCTGAGATTATGCATATGCTGTGCCAGCTAAGatcagtttctgtttttcccaggTCATAGAGAAGAGATACTTCTTAAGAGATGGCAATCAGGTTtgtcatttttcctccttttttgttttgtttctccctGTGTGATGTGAACTGCTGACAGCGTCCTCTTTAAAACATGGGCTTCATGTGACTTAAATGATAATCTATGCTGGTAATTGAGTTTTTAAATCTGTGGGAGCACAGCTGTTTTGGATAGACAGAAAAATGGCTGACTTGTCAACTGAAGTATTTGTAATGTGATTGGCAGTGAAATAATTAAGTACGCTAACATAGTAGAAGTTGCAAGAGTGAGGTAAAATGGGCAAATATGAGCTCTTTCAGATCTGCCAGCTTCAGGCTGCTTGGTTGCAGATTTAGGCCAGAGATGCTGTCCTGAAGGTCaatgaaaaggctttttttgcacagctgggactagcattttatgttttgtaCAGTTAGTTTTCATAGAACCAGTCAAGCCACAAGGAAAATGTCAGTATGATACCAGCTTGTAATTCATTCCTAAATGGCTGAATTAACTGTTTTCAGTTCAGTTGGTGAAGAACTAGCAAAATGACTCTCCTGGTTTGAACAGGCCACTTTAACTTTTTGTGCCCCTCACCTTCCCATGTGCAGTCTACTATGTGGGGAGTAGCGAGGTTCCACTTATCATATCTGTGAGGTGCTTGCAAATTACCGTGAATAGCACCACTGAAATACAATCGAATGTATCATTAGATGTAGCTGTGATGAAAGGCCCTTAGggagagtggggaaaaaaatagtcacAAATTACAAAATGCTTACTTTCTGTGAGcattttttaataccttttaaaaataaatttgctttctcctctttcagttctgcatgatgccttttctcctcccctctcccctcgtCCCCACATTCTAGTGAAAGGAAGTCTCCCTTTCATGGGGATAATAGCTTAATGCAGAAATCTGCTTGTATGCTGGTTGTCTTTGATGCATGatgtaagatttttatttttctttttaatcatttttagTGGCTAGCCAGGGATTAACTTTATATTTCTTATGGCCGCGTGCCAAAGATTACAGCCTTCTGATGACTACTTTCATCTGCCTCACTGCAAACAGCTCAAAAGCTTAAAACAAATCTTAAGTAGTGGACAGTCATATTTAAAGATACAAAATCCAAATGGGAACTGGAGATTTCATTATGACCTCTTAATGTTATTATTTGAAATGATCTACTTAATGTAAATCTTACAAAtgtgtttgtgggttttctACAATAGGTCTCTTCGATCACTCGTGTTTTGAGGTATTTCTATTATAGACTTTTTCAGGATGAAAAGAATGATAAGTTTCAAATTGTTTGTAGCTTCGATCAGATCTCTGATAAATAACAGTTACTCTTAATTACTGACATTGTTATAAAAAATGCTAACACAGATAAGATTTTAGCTATGGTATCCTGCTACTTTTTAGTTATGATgattgcatttttccttttcgAATTCCCAAAGCAGTTTTGATGAGACAAACCTTTGTGCAAAATCTGCCTGATTTTTCCCTTAGAGATGATTGCTTTTCAGAGATGAACAAAACAATTCCTGAATTAATACGTTGCCTATCTGTTTGAGTTTTGGGCCTGAATACCCTAACTAAATTTAAATTGTGGGGGTTTTAGTGGACTTTTATTTTGGGTAAGCTC encodes the following:
- the RABL3 gene encoding rab-like protein 3 isoform X2, producing MAALDRVKVLVLGDSGVGKSSLVHLLCQNQIHDYKEGTPEEKTYYIELWDVGGSVGSATSVKSTRAVFYNLLNGIILVHDLTNKKSSQNLYRWSLEALNRDVAPTGVLVTNGDYDREQFADNQIPLLVIGTKLDQIPETKRNEVLTRTAFLAEDFNAEEINLDCTNPRYLAAGSSNAVKLSRFFDKVIEKRYFLRDGNQIPGFSERKRFGGGTLKSLHYD
- the RABL3 gene encoding rab-like protein 3 isoform X1, with amino-acid sequence MAALDRVKVLVLGDSGVGKSSLVHLLCQNQVLGNPSWTVGCSVDVRIHDYKEGTPEEKTYYIELWDVGGSVGSATSVKSTRAVFYNLLNGIILVHDLTNKKSSQNLYRWSLEALNRDVAPTGVLVTNGDYDREQFADNQIPLLVIGTKLDQIPETKRNEVLTRTAFLAEDFNAEEINLDCTNPRYLAAGSSNAVKLSRFFDKVIEKRYFLRDGNQIPGFSERKRFGGGTLKSLHYD